Below is a window of Paenibacillus bovis DNA.
GGGCAGCTGGTTGAAGGTATACCTATGTAAATGGCAGCACAGAAAAGGATAAGCGAAGCGCTTATCCTTTGACTGCACCGGCCAGACCTTCCATGTAATAGCGCTGGGTGAACAGGAATACCAGAATAATCGGAATAACCGAAATAATGGTTCCTGCTGCAATCCAGCCAAAATTATACGAAAATTGACCATTCAAATATGTGAGTGCCGAAGCGAGTGGATATTTCTCCGGATCATCGAGGACGACGATCGGCCAGAGAAAATTATTCCAAAAAGCCATCACTTCGAGCAGCATAATAACAGCGATGCCGGGTTTGACCAGCGGCAGAACCAGCTGCCACCAGATGCGAAGCTCGGAGGCTCCATCCATTTTCCCGGAATCCCGGATCTCGGATGGAATCCCCTGGAACGTCTGACGCATCAGGAAAATATTAAATACCGATACAGCTGCAGGCAGCACAACGCCTAGATAGGAATTGCCCAGATTCAGCCACTGGATCGTCAGATAATGCACGATCATCGCCGTAGAGGACGGGATAATCATCGTCGTGATCAGCAGAGCGAATACCATATCCCGGCCTTTGAAACGGAACAGCGCCAGCGGATAGGCGGTCATGCAGGACAGTACGATGTTGAAGACTACCCCAAGTACGGTAATAATGAGCGTATTCATAATGTATTTGGGGAAATTCATATAACTCCATACCTGCACATAATTGCCGAAATCAATAAATGTCGGCCAGATCGCCGGCGGATTGGAGAATACATTGCGTCCCGGCATCAGCGAGACACTCAGTAGCCACAGGAAAGGTCCAGTCATCAGCAGAGCCAGCAACAGCAGCAGGATATACGTAAAGGTATAGCGTATGACCTTTCGCACCCGGCGGGCCATAATACCCGAAGATACAGCATTGCTGCGGG
It encodes the following:
- a CDS encoding carbohydrate ABC transporter permease encodes the protein MARRVRKVIRYTFTYILLLLLALLMTGPFLWLLSVSLMPGRNVFSNPPAIWPTFIDFGNYVQVWSYMNFPKYIMNTLIITVLGVVFNIVLSCMTAYPLALFRFKGRDMVFALLITTMIIPSSTAMIVHYLTIQWLNLGNSYLGVVLPAAVSVFNIFLMRQTFQGIPSEIRDSGKMDGASELRIWWQLVLPLVKPGIAVIMLLEVMAFWNNFLWPIVVLDDPEKYPLASALTYLNGQFSYNFGWIAAGTIISVIPIILVFLFTQRYYMEGLAGAVKG